ACGTGCGATGCGTCCGGTAATGAGGGTTATTCATTCATTTATTCATTTCCAAACGCAATGGCCCAGTACGAGCACCTCCCCGTCTTCAAAGCGATCTACGACTTCAACATCTACTTCCACACGCTCTCGCGAGGCTTCCCCAAGGATGTGCGCTATGGCCTTGCGGGCGAGGTGCGGACATTGGCCAGTTACGTCATGAACCAAGTGGTGCTGGCCAACACCGCCGCGGCCAAAGGGCCGCACCTGGTGCGGGCCGAGACCAGCCTGGAACTCATGAAGATCAAAGTCCGTATGTTGCGCGACCTCAAGGCGATGAAGGTCAGCAGCTACAAATACGCCAGCAGCACCTTAATAGACATATCCAAGCAAATCGCCGCCTGGAAGACCTGGTCCGAAAACGGCAGGAGCAAGGGCCGCCAGACTTGATTCGTTCTATCTGGCGGGAACTTCTGTCTCATTACGGTTGCCGCTCCCGTGCCTTGGCA
This genomic interval from Deltaproteobacteria bacterium contains the following:
- a CDS encoding four helix bundle protein, with amino-acid sequence MAQYEHLPVFKAIYDFNIYFHTLSRGFPKDVRYGLAGEVRTLASYVMNQVVLANTAAAKGPHLVRAETSLELMKIKVRMLRDLKAMKVSSYKYASSTLIDISKQIAAWKTWSENGRSKGRQT